A genomic stretch from Lysobacter ciconiae includes:
- a CDS encoding DUF1838 family protein has product MLRLFSVLALATSAFVPAAQAQSSATAAQPATGIGNIESLVKMRCSLDPKEDVILWWSGTVFAQVPEKAPSALLGFEGYNICRAEKQADGTWRLLTRELTFYRDLKTGEILDQWDNPMTGERNHVLQVANDPVNNVLNPPGRPSTVPWVEGGDQLMLTMNIPLTYPNPLPPKDFPKQSSGEMYMGSEHFMFFTPRVAIEDPALTQAPASYGWTRTGPWLPWMEMGQAPGGLLYIAQGNKKASIAELPADIQERVRSTYPQYTTAPREWIQPNMTSWTVYKQWHERQQSGDRNK; this is encoded by the coding sequence ATGTTGCGACTCTTCTCCGTGCTGGCCCTTGCAACAAGTGCCTTTGTGCCCGCAGCGCAGGCGCAGTCGTCGGCAACGGCCGCGCAGCCGGCGACCGGCATCGGCAACATCGAGTCGCTGGTCAAGATGCGCTGTTCGCTGGACCCGAAGGAGGACGTGATCCTGTGGTGGTCGGGCACGGTTTTCGCGCAAGTGCCGGAAAAAGCGCCCTCCGCGCTGCTCGGTTTCGAGGGCTACAACATCTGTCGCGCCGAGAAACAGGCCGACGGCACTTGGCGCCTGCTGACCCGTGAGCTGACGTTCTATCGCGACCTGAAGACCGGCGAGATCCTCGACCAGTGGGACAACCCCATGACCGGCGAGCGCAACCACGTGTTGCAGGTCGCCAACGACCCGGTCAACAACGTGCTCAATCCGCCGGGGCGCCCCTCGACCGTGCCGTGGGTGGAAGGTGGCGACCAGCTGATGCTGACGATGAACATCCCGCTGACCTATCCCAACCCGCTGCCGCCGAAGGACTTCCCCAAGCAGTCGTCCGGCGAGATGTACATGGGCTCGGAGCACTTCATGTTCTTCACCCCGCGCGTGGCAATCGAAGACCCGGCCCTCACCCAGGCGCCCGCGTCCTATGGCTGGACCCGCACCGGGCCGTGGTTGCCGTGGATGGAGATGGGCCAGGCGCCGGGCGGGCTGCTGTACATCGCCCAGGGCAACAAGAAAGCCTCCATCGCCGAGCTTCCTGCCGACATCCAGGAGCGCGTGCGCAGCACGTACCCCCAATACACGACCGCGCCGAGGGAGTGGATCCAGCCGAACATGACCAGCTGGACGGTCTACAAGCAGTGGCACGAGCGCCAGCAGAGCGGCGACCGCAACAAGTGA
- a CDS encoding class I SAM-dependent methyltransferase has protein sequence MSQQALPPSWQHVGRHDVFPSSGHDDTARFDFLANLNGYLATRLSPKVRVAYDKRVKPAFEAAQGRAPETRHEVRKAMVGDPIYQTWSALRRSSMEMRQQAGRGLVLRQLAPLVEKARELNEGSPNLQLDPSVKVPRHVSAVDIHCMPGGYHTELVKDDISAGANYDAGIFATTGGMLGRFNDGGGQALAQWLKQEHPDFKPRRILDLGCTVGHNVVPLAQAFPDAEVIAVDVSAPMLRYGHARARSMGVDNLLFRQADAESLDYPDGHFDLISTAMFWHESSARSMPRTLQEVHRLLADGGLSANLEQPQYHGMDPYEAFVRDWDAYNNNEPFWSVMHEYDLRAMMAAAGFDDSRYFETTVAGVVDRSIFPEASNDGEDYGRAALWTMFGAWK, from the coding sequence ATGTCCCAGCAAGCCCTCCCGCCGAGCTGGCAGCACGTAGGTCGCCACGACGTGTTTCCGAGCAGCGGCCACGACGACACCGCGCGCTTCGACTTCCTGGCCAACCTCAATGGCTACCTGGCGACGCGGTTGAGCCCGAAGGTGCGCGTGGCCTACGACAAACGGGTCAAGCCGGCCTTCGAGGCGGCCCAGGGGCGTGCGCCGGAAACCCGCCATGAGGTCCGCAAGGCGATGGTCGGCGACCCGATCTACCAGACCTGGAGCGCGCTGCGCCGTAGCTCCATGGAGATGCGCCAGCAGGCAGGACGCGGACTGGTGCTGCGGCAGCTGGCGCCGCTGGTGGAGAAGGCGCGCGAGCTCAACGAGGGCTCGCCCAACCTGCAGCTGGACCCGTCGGTGAAGGTGCCCCGCCACGTCAGCGCGGTGGACATCCACTGCATGCCCGGCGGCTACCACACCGAACTGGTCAAGGACGATATCTCCGCAGGTGCCAATTACGACGCCGGCATCTTCGCCACCACCGGCGGCATGCTGGGCCGCTTCAACGATGGCGGCGGCCAGGCGCTCGCGCAGTGGCTGAAGCAGGAGCACCCGGACTTCAAGCCGCGCCGCATCCTCGATCTTGGCTGCACCGTCGGTCACAACGTGGTGCCGCTGGCGCAGGCCTTCCCGGACGCGGAAGTGATCGCCGTCGACGTGTCTGCGCCGATGCTGCGCTACGGCCACGCGCGGGCGCGCTCGATGGGCGTGGACAACCTGCTCTTCCGCCAGGCCGATGCGGAGTCGCTGGACTACCCCGACGGCCACTTCGACCTCATCAGCACCGCGATGTTTTGGCACGAGAGTTCGGCCAGGTCGATGCCCAGAACCCTGCAGGAAGTGCATCGCCTGCTCGCCGATGGCGGCCTGTCGGCCAACCTGGAACAGCCGCAGTACCACGGCATGGACCCGTATGAGGCCTTCGTGCGCGACTGGGATGCCTACAACAACAACGAGCCTTTCTGGAGCGTCATGCACGAGTACGACCTGCGCGCGATGATGGCCGCGGCCGGGTTCGACGACAGCAGGTATTTCGAGACCACGGTGGCCGGTGTGGTCGACCGCAGCATCTTCCCCGAGGCCAGCAACGACGGCGAGGACTACGGCCGCGCCGCCCTGTGGACCATGTTCGGAGCGTGGAAATGA
- a CDS encoding DUF3598 family protein → MTDLKLHMPALARHEGVWDGMYRYYDAEGNKTDEHASRLVCRITGDDAVPYHQTNNYSWADGKTEVRDFKTTYSFGRIIFDNELIYGWCTEIPADDFHRTLMLYWQRKGEEGLELYEMIQLSDCGNLRNRVWHWYRKGVLIQRTLIDEKRASHNWQQITGDSFAGEPLDA, encoded by the coding sequence ATGACCGACCTGAAACTCCACATGCCCGCCCTCGCCCGCCACGAAGGCGTCTGGGACGGGATGTACCGCTACTACGACGCCGAAGGCAACAAGACCGACGAGCACGCCTCGCGCCTAGTCTGCCGCATCACCGGCGACGACGCGGTGCCCTACCACCAGACCAACAACTACAGCTGGGCCGACGGCAAGACCGAGGTGCGCGACTTCAAGACCACCTACTCCTTCGGCCGGATCATCTTCGACAACGAGCTGATCTACGGCTGGTGCACCGAGATCCCGGCCGACGACTTCCACCGCACCTTGATGCTGTACTGGCAGCGCAAGGGCGAGGAGGGCCTGGAGCTGTACGAGATGATCCAGCTCTCGGACTGCGGCAACCTGCGCAACCGGGTCTGGCACTGGTACCGCAAGGGCGTGCTGATCCAGCGCACGCTGATCGACGAGAAGCGCGCCAGCCACAACTGGCAGCAGATCACCGGCGACAGCTTTGCCGGCGAGCCGCTCGACGCCTGA
- a CDS encoding nitrilase-related carbon-nitrogen hydrolase — MTQPTSLARAPLSLLAFALLFSTAGAHAATLVEKDGSYAQVPLEKDKVVIKVVQNLTRNLQDFPTVSEGLAHNLEQMTALTQRACSTGKKPDFILFNEFPLTGYSDGKREEKLKFTIEIPGTETDALGKLARECDTYIIFGSYARDEAWPGHILSLNAVIGRDGKVAEKFWKTRNVKNYQPDMEIPTTTIENVYDRYVAMYGEEALFPVLRTEYGNIAVSTVQRDTMVYNAFAMRGVEIMFRTSTLFSKLDVMATASFNNFYSAMSNITFPADSEWAKMGGGSVIVNPKGEVLAEDPSNDEAIIEAEIDIGALRKGRKIPDYPMDVTRPVFEQYQSAFPLNHLDLPVDQLPDNGAEMKVLMDKVSRWK, encoded by the coding sequence ATGACCCAACCGACATCCCTGGCGCGTGCGCCCCTGAGCCTGCTGGCATTCGCGCTGCTGTTTTCCACCGCGGGTGCGCATGCCGCAACCCTGGTGGAGAAGGACGGCAGCTACGCGCAGGTGCCGCTGGAAAAAGACAAGGTCGTGATCAAGGTGGTGCAGAACCTGACGCGCAACCTGCAGGACTTCCCCACTGTCAGCGAGGGGCTTGCCCACAACCTGGAGCAGATGACCGCACTGACCCAACGTGCGTGCTCGACCGGCAAAAAGCCCGATTTCATCCTCTTCAACGAGTTTCCGCTGACCGGTTATTCAGATGGCAAACGCGAAGAGAAGCTCAAGTTCACCATTGAGATCCCCGGCACGGAAACCGACGCGCTGGGCAAGCTGGCCAGGGAGTGCGACACCTACATCATCTTTGGCAGCTACGCCCGGGACGAGGCCTGGCCCGGCCACATCCTCAGCCTGAACGCGGTGATCGGCCGCGACGGCAAGGTGGCGGAGAAGTTCTGGAAGACGCGCAACGTCAAGAACTACCAGCCCGACATGGAGATCCCGACCACCACCATCGAGAACGTCTACGACCGCTACGTGGCGATGTACGGCGAGGAAGCGCTGTTCCCCGTGCTGCGCACCGAATACGGCAACATCGCCGTGAGCACCGTGCAGCGCGACACCATGGTCTACAACGCGTTCGCCATGCGCGGGGTGGAGATCATGTTCCGGACCTCCACCCTGTTCTCCAAGCTGGACGTCATGGCGACGGCGAGCTTCAACAACTTCTACTCGGCGATGTCCAACATCACCTTCCCGGCCGACAGCGAGTGGGCGAAGATGGGCGGCGGCTCGGTGATCGTGAATCCCAAGGGCGAGGTCCTGGCCGAGGACCCCAGCAACGATGAGGCGATCATCGAGGCGGAGATCGATATCGGCGCGCTGCGCAAGGGCCGCAAAATCCCCGACTATCCGATGGACGTGACGCGCCCGGTGTTCGAGCAGTACCAGTCGGCGTTCCCGCTGAACCACCTGGACCTGCCGGTGGATCAGCTGCCCGACAACGGCGCGGAAATGAAGGTGCTCATGGACAAGGTGAGTCGCTGGAAGTAG
- a CDS encoding YehS family protein, with protein MINNDVLRSIRYMLDLSDGMVVDLAKLADPDFPLDKDEVPALLKREDEEGFVACTDRTLAHVLDGLVLHYRGRNESRPPRPVEKRVTNNVVLKKLRVAFELKDVDMHEIFAGSGFPISKPELTALFRQPGHKHFRPCGDQLLRNFLKGLTLRVRGAD; from the coding sequence ATGATCAACAACGACGTATTACGCAGCATCCGCTACATGCTCGACCTCAGTGACGGCATGGTGGTGGACCTGGCGAAGCTGGCCGATCCGGATTTCCCGCTGGACAAGGACGAGGTACCGGCGCTGCTCAAGCGCGAGGACGAGGAAGGCTTCGTCGCCTGCACCGACCGCACCCTCGCCCACGTGCTGGACGGACTGGTGCTGCACTACCGCGGCCGTAACGAGAGCCGTCCGCCGCGCCCGGTCGAGAAGCGGGTCACCAACAACGTCGTGCTGAAGAAGCTGCGGGTCGCCTTCGAGCTGAAGGACGTGGACATGCACGAGATCTTCGCCGGCTCCGGGTTCCCGATCTCCAAGCCCGAGCTGACCGCGTTGTTCCGTCAGCCGGGCCACAAGCATTTCCGCCCGTGCGGTGACCAGCTGCTGCGCAACTTCCTCAAGGGGCTGACGCTGCGGGTCCGCGGCGCGGACTGA
- a CDS encoding CaiB/BaiF CoA transferase family protein codes for MKLEGVRVLDLSLFLPGPHLTMMMADHGADVIKVEPPSGEPVREVGLKQAGVSTWFRNTHRGKRCIVLDLKSEAGKQAFARLVERADVVVEAFRPGVAQRLGIDYERCRQLNPRIVYCSISAYGQTGPKVQRPAHDLAMQADSGVVSLNLGPDGSPASPHMPVADMAGSLMALSGILMALYRREKTGQGDCIDLSMQDALMAWLPNVLGPPFAEQRDPVVKDERSWGGNAMYRLYRCKDDRWLALGGAEHKFADNLLDALERPDLAPLCRLPPGPGQDPVKAFLAETFATRTLEEWVAFLEPLDVCWAPVKTLTEAFDDPHTRAREMVWTAPDGGTHLGIPIRFANEPGRIDPHLDELGESTAEVMAEIGF; via the coding sequence ATGAAACTGGAAGGCGTCCGCGTCCTCGACCTGTCGCTGTTCCTGCCGGGCCCGCATCTGACGATGATGATGGCCGACCACGGCGCGGACGTGATCAAGGTCGAGCCGCCGAGCGGCGAGCCGGTGCGCGAGGTCGGCCTCAAGCAGGCCGGCGTGTCGACCTGGTTCCGCAATACCCACCGCGGCAAGCGCTGCATCGTGCTCGATCTGAAGAGCGAGGCCGGCAAGCAGGCGTTCGCGCGACTGGTGGAGCGCGCCGACGTGGTGGTGGAGGCGTTCCGCCCCGGCGTCGCCCAGCGCCTGGGCATCGACTACGAGCGCTGCCGCCAGCTCAATCCGCGCATCGTGTACTGCTCGATCAGCGCCTACGGCCAGACCGGGCCGAAGGTACAACGGCCCGCCCACGACCTGGCGATGCAGGCCGACAGCGGCGTGGTCAGCCTCAACCTCGGGCCCGATGGTTCGCCCGCCTCGCCGCACATGCCGGTGGCCGACATGGCCGGCTCGCTGATGGCGCTGAGTGGCATCCTGATGGCGCTGTACCGCCGCGAGAAGACCGGGCAGGGCGACTGCATCGACCTGTCCATGCAGGACGCGCTGATGGCCTGGCTGCCCAACGTGCTGGGTCCGCCGTTTGCCGAGCAGCGCGATCCGGTGGTCAAGGACGAGCGCAGCTGGGGCGGCAACGCGATGTACCGCCTGTACCGCTGCAAGGACGACCGCTGGCTGGCCCTGGGTGGCGCCGAGCACAAGTTCGCCGACAACCTGCTGGACGCACTGGAGCGCCCGGATCTGGCGCCACTGTGCCGGCTGCCGCCCGGCCCCGGTCAGGACCCGGTCAAGGCCTTTCTGGCCGAGACCTTCGCCACCCGCACCCTGGAAGAGTGGGTCGCCTTCCTTGAGCCATTGGACGTCTGTTGGGCACCGGTGAAGACGCTGACCGAGGCCTTCGACGATCCCCACACCCGCGCCCGCGAAATGGTCTGGACCGCGCCGGACGGCGGCACCCACCTGGGTATTCCGATCCGCTTCGCCAACGAGCCGGGCCGGATCGACCCGCATCTGGACGAGTTGGGCGAATCGACCGCAGAGGTGATGGCGGAGATCGGATTTTAG
- a CDS encoding CaiB/BaiF CoA transferase family protein, whose protein sequence is MSELPLKGVRILAVEQYGAGPYGSMHLADLGAEVIKIEAPPGGDVSRSTGPYFLGEGDSQFFQTFNLNKHSLRLDLKSAQGREVFEKLVGTADAVLNNLRGDQPAKLGLDYATLSKVNPKIVCAHLSAYGRDNERAAWPGYDYLMQAEAGFMALTGEPGQPPVRFGLSMVDFMTGTTMAMGLLAALVGAMRTGEGRDVDVSLFDVALHQLSYPATWYLNEGHETTRLERSAHPSTVPCQVYRTADGWVMVMCMLEKFWQTFIAGIDRPQLGTDPRFADFPARREHREALTPLVDEALMQHDTAYWTERFAGKIPIAPVFDIAQALDNPYVERIGMLQSVDHPQGAQRMLRNPIKLDGQRVDGVACPPLSADADAILSELGYSADERAKLVEQGVV, encoded by the coding sequence ATGAGCGAGCTTCCCCTCAAGGGCGTGCGCATCCTGGCCGTGGAGCAGTACGGCGCCGGGCCGTATGGCTCGATGCACCTGGCCGATCTGGGCGCGGAAGTGATCAAGATCGAGGCGCCCCCCGGCGGCGATGTCTCCCGGTCCACCGGCCCGTATTTCCTCGGCGAGGGCGACAGCCAGTTTTTCCAGACCTTCAACCTCAACAAGCACTCGTTGCGGCTGGACCTGAAGAGCGCGCAGGGCCGCGAGGTGTTCGAGAAACTGGTCGGCACCGCCGACGCGGTGCTCAACAACCTGCGCGGCGACCAGCCGGCCAAACTGGGGCTGGACTACGCCACCCTCAGCAAGGTCAACCCGAAGATCGTCTGCGCCCACCTGTCCGCCTACGGGCGCGACAACGAGCGCGCCGCGTGGCCGGGCTACGACTACCTGATGCAGGCCGAGGCCGGGTTTATGGCCCTGACCGGCGAACCCGGCCAACCGCCGGTACGCTTCGGCCTGTCGATGGTCGACTTCATGACCGGCACCACGATGGCGATGGGCCTGCTTGCCGCGTTGGTGGGAGCGATGCGGACCGGCGAGGGCCGCGATGTCGATGTGAGCCTGTTCGACGTCGCGCTGCACCAGCTCAGCTATCCCGCCACCTGGTACCTCAACGAAGGTCACGAGACGACCCGCCTGGAGCGCTCCGCGCATCCTTCGACGGTGCCGTGTCAGGTGTACCGAACCGCCGATGGCTGGGTCATGGTGATGTGCATGCTGGAGAAGTTCTGGCAGACCTTCATCGCTGGAATCGACCGCCCGCAGCTGGGCACCGATCCGCGTTTCGCCGACTTCCCGGCCCGCCGCGAGCACCGCGAGGCACTGACTCCGCTGGTGGACGAGGCGCTGATGCAACACGACACCGCCTATTGGACCGAGCGCTTCGCCGGCAAGATCCCGATCGCACCGGTGTTCGACATCGCCCAGGCCCTGGACAACCCCTATGTGGAGCGGATCGGCATGTTGCAGTCGGTTGACCACCCGCAGGGTGCACAGCGGATGCTGCGCAATCCGATCAAGCTCGATGGCCAACGCGTGGACGGGGTCGCCTGCCCGCCGCTGAGCGCGGACGCCGATGCGATTCTAAGCGAGCTCGGTTACAGCGCCGACGAGCGCGCGAAGCTGGTCGAACAGGGCGTGGTCTGA
- a CDS encoding acyl-CoA dehydrogenase family protein, with protein sequence MSNETNAQWSAEDEQALLDTIDGWIEKSVAPIAREYDLADKYPHELVEEMKELGLFGATISQEYGGLGLPASIYAKIVIRISAVWMAPTGIFNSHLIMASAIERAGTEEQKRHYLPLMATGELRGGIGLTEPNAGTDLQAIRTVAKREGDHYVINGAKTWITNSLHGDMILLLVKTDPDSQPRYKGMSMFIAEKGDGFIVANKMKKSGYRAIDTCELVFEDYKVPASRLLGGVEGQGFKQTLGGLELGRINVAARGAGIAEGALRLSVRYAQERRTFGVPIAEHQAIQLKLGEMASKVEASKLLIESAAKAFDKGERCDMEAGMAKYFATETGAYCAQEGMRIFGGYSYSTEYEIERFHRDAMLMCIGEGTNEMQKIIIAKQLVARNAI encoded by the coding sequence ATGAGCAACGAGACCAACGCCCAGTGGAGCGCCGAGGACGAGCAGGCGCTGCTGGACACCATCGATGGCTGGATCGAGAAGTCGGTCGCGCCGATCGCGCGCGAGTACGACCTGGCGGACAAGTACCCGCACGAACTGGTCGAGGAGATGAAGGAGCTCGGCCTGTTTGGCGCGACGATCTCGCAGGAGTACGGCGGCCTGGGCCTGCCGGCCAGCATCTACGCCAAGATCGTGATCCGCATCTCGGCGGTGTGGATGGCGCCGACCGGGATCTTCAACTCGCACCTGATCATGGCCTCGGCGATCGAGCGCGCCGGCACCGAGGAGCAGAAGCGGCACTACCTGCCCTTGATGGCGACCGGCGAGCTGCGCGGCGGCATCGGCCTGACCGAGCCCAATGCCGGCACCGACCTGCAGGCGATCCGCACCGTCGCAAAGCGCGAGGGTGACCACTACGTCATCAACGGCGCCAAGACCTGGATCACCAACTCGCTGCACGGCGACATGATCCTGCTGCTGGTCAAGACCGACCCCGATTCGCAGCCGCGCTACAAGGGCATGAGCATGTTCATCGCCGAGAAGGGCGATGGCTTCATCGTCGCCAACAAGATGAAGAAGAGCGGCTACCGGGCGATCGATACCTGCGAGCTGGTGTTCGAGGACTACAAGGTGCCGGCCAGTCGACTTTTGGGCGGCGTGGAAGGGCAGGGCTTCAAGCAGACCCTCGGCGGCCTGGAACTGGGCCGCATCAACGTGGCCGCGCGCGGTGCCGGGATCGCCGAAGGCGCGCTGCGCCTGTCGGTGCGCTACGCGCAGGAGCGCAGGACCTTCGGCGTGCCGATCGCCGAGCACCAGGCGATCCAGCTCAAACTCGGCGAGATGGCCTCCAAGGTCGAGGCTTCCAAGCTGCTGATCGAGAGCGCCGCCAAGGCCTTCGACAAGGGCGAGCGCTGCGACATGGAAGCGGGCATGGCCAAGTACTTCGCCACCGAGACCGGCGCGTACTGCGCGCAGGAAGGCATGCGCATCTTCGGCGGCTACAGCTACTCCACTGAGTACGAGATCGAGCGCTTCCACCGCGACGCGATGCTGATGTGCATCGGTGAGGGCACCAACGAGATGCAGAAGATCATCATCGCCAAGCAGCTGGTCGCCAGAAACGCGATCTAG
- a CDS encoding MaoC family dehydratase: MVQTAKKVGENRYRETFGRFFEEFTVGDTYEHRPGRTITETDNTWFTLLTMNTHPMHFDKEYAKASEFGRIIVCSPFTVALMVGMSVTDVSQKAVANLGWSEIKLTHPLFVGDTLYAESTVLEKRESRSRPGAGIVTCSTIGLNQDGKTVCTFNRTMLIARQGHSVEDKVNY, from the coding sequence ATGGTCCAGACAGCCAAGAAAGTCGGTGAGAACCGGTATCGCGAGACGTTCGGTCGTTTCTTCGAGGAGTTCACGGTCGGCGATACGTATGAGCATCGCCCCGGCCGCACGATCACCGAGACCGACAACACCTGGTTCACCCTGCTGACGATGAATACCCATCCGATGCACTTCGACAAGGAATACGCGAAGGCCTCCGAGTTCGGCAGGATCATTGTCTGCAGCCCGTTCACCGTCGCCCTGATGGTCGGCATGAGCGTGACCGACGTCAGCCAGAAGGCCGTGGCCAACCTGGGCTGGTCGGAAATCAAGCTGACCCATCCGCTGTTCGTCGGCGACACCCTGTATGCCGAGTCGACCGTGCTGGAGAAGCGCGAGTCCAGGTCGCGCCCCGGCGCCGGCATCGTCACCTGCAGCACGATCGGCCTGAACCAGGACGGCAAGACCGTCTGCACCTTCAACCGCACCATGCTGATCGCCAGGCAGGGTCACTCGGTTGAAGACAAGGTCAACTACTGA
- a CDS encoding HpcH/HpaI aldolase/citrate lyase family protein, translated as MSTSSSDAMVNPRRCLMFVPGSRPERYAKAIATGADQVCIDLEDAVAPGDKDSARASVFAFLADTPESYSEIGLRLNPLSTELGRRDLAELKASGLAPAFVMLPKVESAQELLDADAALAGTDTGLIAQIETPRGLLDARALAHATPRLQALMFGGFDFIVALRGRASWESFFHPRVQLAVIAAEAGIGCIDVPFLDIKDEAGLVADTDRVIALGFTAKAAIHPAQVDPIQQRYLPTVEELERARRVVAALQANRGEAIQLDGKLVDRPIEIAAERAIALGVHGARAG; from the coding sequence GTGAGCACGTCCTCGTCCGATGCGATGGTCAATCCGCGCCGCTGCCTGATGTTCGTGCCCGGCTCGCGCCCGGAGCGTTATGCCAAGGCTATCGCCACCGGCGCCGACCAGGTCTGCATCGACCTGGAGGACGCGGTGGCGCCGGGCGACAAGGACAGCGCGCGCGCCTCGGTGTTCGCCTTCCTGGCGGATACCCCCGAGTCCTACAGCGAGATCGGCCTGCGCCTGAATCCACTCTCCACCGAGCTGGGCCGCAGGGATCTGGCCGAGTTGAAGGCCTCCGGCCTGGCGCCGGCATTCGTGATGTTGCCCAAGGTCGAGAGCGCGCAGGAATTGCTGGATGCCGACGCCGCACTCGCCGGCACCGACACCGGCCTGATCGCGCAGATCGAAACCCCGCGCGGGTTGCTGGATGCGCGCGCGCTGGCCCACGCCACGCCGCGCCTTCAGGCGCTGATGTTCGGCGGCTTTGATTTCATCGTCGCCCTGCGCGGCCGCGCCAGCTGGGAGAGTTTCTTCCATCCGCGCGTGCAGTTGGCGGTGATCGCCGCGGAGGCCGGCATCGGCTGCATCGACGTGCCGTTCCTGGACATCAAGGACGAGGCGGGACTGGTCGCCGACACCGATCGGGTGATCGCGCTCGGCTTCACCGCCAAGGCCGCGATCCACCCCGCCCAGGTCGATCCGATCCAGCAGCGCTACCTGCCGACCGTCGAGGAACTGGAGCGCGCCCGGCGCGTGGTGGCCGCCCTGCAGGCCAACCGCGGCGAGGCGATCCAGCTGGACGGCAAGCTCGTTGACCGGCCGATCGAGATCGCCGCCGAGCGCGCGATCGCCTTGGGCGTGCACGGCGCCCGCGCGGGCTGA
- a CDS encoding polysaccharide deacetylase family protein, whose amino-acid sequence MSQSTYAWPNDARLALSVVVNVEEGSEYSIGEGDRITEPVDELAVSLTKPIRNYGNESNYRYGVKEGHARIAALLDRYEVTSTYTAAALSLERAPEIAAYLHGGRHETCSHGWRWIHQFRLNEEQEREFIRKAADSIERTTGTRPVGWLSRYLHTADTRRLLQEEGFLYHMDDYSADAPFWAPVDGSDQPMVIVPYQLDTNDMKMWLAPSYLPKDWLDYAIDSFDTLYEEGASAPRMMSIGLHLRIIGRPGRIGALEKFFQYVSTKPDVWYATRRGIAEHFIAHGGQQVIAP is encoded by the coding sequence ATGTCCCAAAGCACCTACGCCTGGCCCAACGACGCCCGACTCGCGCTGTCGGTCGTGGTCAATGTCGAGGAAGGCTCCGAGTACAGCATCGGCGAGGGCGACAGGATCACCGAGCCCGTCGATGAGCTCGCCGTCAGCCTGACCAAGCCGATCCGCAACTACGGCAACGAGTCCAATTACCGCTACGGCGTGAAGGAAGGCCACGCACGGATTGCCGCGCTGCTGGACAGGTACGAGGTCACCAGCACCTACACGGCCGCCGCGCTGTCGCTGGAGCGCGCGCCGGAGATTGCCGCCTACCTGCATGGCGGCCGCCACGAGACCTGTTCCCACGGCTGGCGCTGGATCCACCAGTTCCGCCTCAACGAAGAGCAGGAGCGCGAGTTCATCCGCAAGGCCGCCGACAGCATCGAGCGCACCACCGGCACCCGTCCGGTTGGCTGGCTGTCGCGCTACCTGCACACCGCCGACACCCGCCGGCTGCTGCAGGAGGAAGGCTTCCTCTACCACATGGACGACTACTCGGCCGACGCGCCGTTCTGGGCGCCGGTGGACGGCAGCGACCAGCCGATGGTGATCGTGCCCTACCAGCTGGACACCAACGACATGAAGATGTGGCTGGCGCCGTCGTATCTGCCAAAGGACTGGCTGGACTACGCCATCGACAGCTTCGACACCTTGTATGAGGAAGGCGCCAGTGCACCGCGGATGATGTCGATCGGCCTGCACCTGCGCATCATCGGTCGCCCCGGCCGGATCGGCGCGCTGGAGAAATTCTTCCAGTACGTCTCGACCAAGCCCGACGTCTGGTACGCGACCCGCCGCGGCATCGCCGAGCACTTCATCGCCCACGGCGGCCAGCAGGTCATCGCGCCGTGA